The genomic region GACCGGTTCGGGCGGCTACGTGCCCGGCCATGGCGCGGACATCTACCTGATCAAGTATTGCGTGTTGCCGGGAGACGCCACGCGGGACGGCCGGGTCGATTCGTTCGATCTGGAGTTTGTTCTGGAACGATTCGGACAGACCACCGGCCTGCCCGACCGACCGACGGGCGATCTGAACGGCGATCGGATCATCGACGACACCGACCTTGCAATCGTGCTGACGAACTATGGGAGAGAGTGCGTGGATTAAGCTAACCAGAGTTAATCGCCAGTTCGAGCGTCAGCCGTTCCAGAATTTCCCTCTCGTTCACGCCCGGGGCAAGTCCCTTCAGAGCCTTATCCGCTGTGCTGATGAGGCCAAAACTGGTCAGAAGTTTATTGGCATTGAGCCGCGCGGCCTGGTTTTCTAACTTTCCAGCCAAAAAAGGCTGTCGCTTGACCAGATCGGCCAAGTTGGTCTCTTTGGGCAGTTCGTCCGCGCCGCCATCGAGCCGAGAGAGCCGCACGCCCTGTTCCCGCAACATTCGGGCTTGGTAAAGAAGGCGGTATTGGCGGGCGATCAGTCCAAGTGTTTTCAGCGCCTCTTCCGGCTTGCTGCTGGCGGCCCAAATCTCGCTCAGTCGAGCCAACGCCCTTGCCGGATCGCCCGCCGAGATCGCATCGACCAAGGCAAAAACCCGCGCCTCCTTGGTCGGCGTTACGCAGGCCAACAGATCGTCTGAAGCGATTCTCGGACGCTCGCCAACGTACAGTATGAGCTTGTGGAGTTCGGCTTGGCAAAGGTCCGCCCTTCCGTCCAATAGTTCCATGAGTCGCTTGGCCACGGCAGGCTGGAGCTCCTTGCCGGACTGCTTTGCAACTTCGATCAGCCGCTTTTCGAGCGTTGGGCCGGCTAAAGGCTCGAACTTGACCAGCAGGCCGATTTTCTTGG from Armatimonadota bacterium harbors:
- the holA gene encoding DNA polymerase III subunit delta, producing the protein MELAYSKLTDDQLAAPQRIYYLSGPEEADKKALVAKLKAALNVDEEGFDYTPLDGREIDLAQLIAFANTPPVLADRRFVLLRHAQRLSGKSATELGNLPDFVCLVVWPESDGETAGAKTLLANIAQTAKKIGLLVKFEPLAGPTLEKRLIEVAKQSGKELQPAVAKRLMELLDGRADLCQAELHKLILYVGERPRIASDDLLACVTPTKEARVFALVDAISAGDPARALARLSEIWAASSKPEEALKTLGLIARQYRLLYQARMLREQGVRLSRLDGGADELPKETNLADLVKRQPFLAGKLENQAARLNANKLLTSFGLISTADKALKGLAPGVNEREILERLTLELAINSG